In the Populus trichocarpa isolate Nisqually-1 chromosome 8, P.trichocarpa_v4.1, whole genome shotgun sequence genome, CTCTTAAAATcgattccttttctttactgTCACAAATATTCTCAAAGCCAGATGCACAGAGTTACCAATCTGACAGCTTTGAGGCTGGTGGTTACGAGTGGTacgtttcttcttcttcttcttcttcttttaataatcaagattttattaaaagagaAGTGGATTACCAATAAGTTAATGGAGATTTGTTGTCTTTCGTCTGACAGACTTGTATAATACAATTGTTTCTGATCAGGAGATTATCTCTGTACCCCTCTGGGGACAGTATCAGAAACGGGAATGGTTACATCTCTTTCTACATAATTCTGGCAGATCCCAATACCATGCCTGCTGGTTTTGAAATAAATGTCAGCTTTAAATTGTTCGTATATGATCATTTTCAAGACGAGTATTTGACCATTCaaggtaattaattagttcTCAGATCTTATCTCGTCAATGATCTCACTATTTACTTGTTAGCAATCATTTTCTTTGCTGAATTATTTGTCTAGATATCAACGGAAGAGTGAGACGCTTTAACAAAGTCAAGATCGAACATGGTTTTACCAAATTCATTTCCCTCGGGACATTCAAGGAACCATCTAATGGATATTTGCTGAACGACTCATGTGTATTTGGTGCTGAGATTTTTGTCATAAGAAATACAAATAAGGGAGATCGACTGTTACTCGTACAAGAACCTGCTCATCGTTTTCACACTTGGAAGATTCACAACTTCTCCAAGCtcgacaaaaaaatattttctcatcaaTTTTCTGCCGGCGGAAGAAAATGGTATGTACATATATGTTTCCACCTTTTGATTTTCTCGTCGATTTATTATAGTTGAACTTGGCTTGATAGTAATGAAATAATTTCCTGAACATGTATACACAGGCAGATAGGGCTTTATCCTAGAGGCAATCAATCCCTGGACGGAGAACAGAACTTATCTCTGTACATATTCCTGACGGATTGTTTCGtatttccaaaatatttcatgttGTCTCCTTCATACATCCTGACATTGATGGGAAGATACGGTCTCAAAGTCCATCCCAAGGAACGAAAAATATATGCTGAATGCAAAATCCGTTTATTGGATCAGAAACGTGGTCAACATATGGAACGCGAAGGTATAcggatttcttttctttcacttgTTTTTCTCCTTATCTAATAATTATACATTTGCTCCTTTTGACCTAGCTAACATTTTcacttttattcttcttcttcttcttttcagttTGTTACTGGTTCAGTACGTTTTCTAGTGTTTGTGGATATGGGAATTTCGTGGACTTGAAGACTCTTGAAAACCAAGAAAGTGGCTTTTTAGTAGATGATTCTTTAATTGTTCAAGTGACATTTGATGTTGTTTTAGCCGATACTGATTCTGTCTAGGAATTCATATCGTTTTTATCAAGTTCAGGAATGTATTGTTGCGTACAAGGAATTTATATCAAACCCAATCCCAAGATATCTCAAGTCTGATGAGTTTTTCTTTGGAGTAAGGACCAGAAAAACAACGTGAAATGCAATAACATACGGATTCAGTAAGAAAACACAAATTGTGTTTGAATGCCAACCGAAAGGCATGATTTGGATACTTCACTAACAGAGAAAATGTGAGAAAATGTCATGCCAACACCATTGGTCATTTAATTATGCATGAGGTGATGAATGAGCGAAAACATGAAATTAGTACTCTGTGTTTCACAAACAGAGCATGACaaagcaaatgaaaaatatcaatattcaaGAGAGTTATGAAAACCGCTAATaagaaacaagaaatgaaatgaatatGACAAACACTACAGTCACAAGAATTGACAGAGAAAATGGGAGGAATTGAGCCTCCTCGTCGTCGTGGGGAGTTGGTGAGGgtgttggaggaggaggaggaggaactgAAACTGGTAAGGTTCTGCGCTGGCGCTGGTTTGGACCTGCTTGGCTGTGAGTCTGGGATTGGTTGTGGAGGGGATGCAGGTTTGTTCAGCAGTTATTAGTGTATAATAGCCACAGGTGGCATTCAGTTGCATTTAGTTGGTTATAAATCACTAGCTGAATCGAGTTGAGATTATTGTGTAGTATTAACAGAAACAAACAAATTTAAGgtccccccccctctctctctctcccccccgtctctctctctcagaaTCAGAAATCTTTCAAGAATTACAAAGAAACCTGAAATCTTTCAAGAATCAGAACTCAACGTTGCCATTATCGTtctctttatcattttttcagCCCGCGTCATTGCAGATCACACCATTCATGTCATTCATAACAATCCACCGGTAGTGAGCATGAACCTATTTGGACTCCTTGACGATACCACAGGGAGCCCTGATGATGACAATTTGAATCAGCGCCTCATGGTTGTCATATCTTACGACCAAGAACCCCAATCTCATGAACCAATTTGGACTGCTCGAGGATACCACCGGTAGCGAGTAATTGTCATCATCAGGGCTCCCTGTGGTATCGTCAAGGAGTCCAAATAGGTTCATGCTCACTACCGGTGGATTGTTATAAATGACATGTACGGTGTGACGCGGACTGAAAATAGGATAAAGAAAACTATAATGGCAACGTTGAGTTCTGATTCTTGAAAGATTTCGGGTTTCTTTGTAATTCTTGAAAGATTTCTGattctgagagagagagagagggaactTAAATCTGTATGTTTCTATTAGTACGACATAATAATCTCATCTCTATTAAGCTAGTGATTTATAACCAACTAGGCGGGAAATGCAACTGAATGCCACGTTACTAACTTGTAATCGTCAGCTGAGTGATCATAACAATCCACGTACAATGTGAACAGAGATACATTTTGAGAAGGCAGAGTCTCTGCGTACTTTTGGTATTATCATGGACTCTTTGGTACAAGGATTGAATAGCAGCACAGTGTCTGGATCAGAAGAAACACATATCAAGCCATTACAAGGTCCAATGAAAGTGAAATCATCAAAACCCCACTTCTTCAGTGAATACTGCTATGGCATCATAATGTGCTTCATAGCCTACAACAGGATAGAGTGAATGAAGAGCAGGGGATATCAGGATAAGTCTCTGCCTCTGGTGTTTAACATAACTGTCTGCTATTGCTACATTGAGGTTCATTCTAATGAATTGTGGATAAGAAATTAGAGAGCACCAAGATTTGCTTACGCATTTGAATCGCAGAAGAGACTTTACAGGTAGCCTTGAGAGTATGTGGCTGATGATGTCAAGAGGAAGGCTTTCAgtcatcttttatatattttgtaatcaAGCGTGATGTTAGACTGCTAGCCTTGAGAGTACGTACCAGGATTGCATCAGGCATGATGGTTTTGTACTGTCATCCTTCTCATTTATAGGCAGGAATTTTACTTTACTCACTGACCTGCATATGCTTTGTTCCTGTAGCCATGTTTGTTGTGACCTTTCATCCTAGGCggagcaaaaaaataattttatattaacactCGTTGGAATAATCAAACTTTCTTGTCTTCCATATTATTGATTACATATCCAACTGGATGTTGAGGAATTCTAACTGAAACTCCAGGGAATTTCATTGTTAGCTCCTTGTGGCAATCTCTCGGAGAGGTCCAAGAGATCTGTTACTTGTGTGTAAGGAAGGGGCAAACGATGCAATCAGAAGGTTTTAGGAGTTGTCGGTATGCTGTGTAGACAATTTTAGTGTAgagctataaaataaaagagaacacGAAGGAAGAGAAATCAAGCGCACACAGAATAGGAATTGACATGGTTCGGCAATTTAGCCAAATCTGTAGAGTTGCAGAGATTTCACTGTTACAATGTTACAAGAATAATTATGTCAAGCAGCAACAACCCTAATGTTAGTGAGAACATAAATATACCCGCAGATGGTCGGACAATGACCAAACAATGTTTTGGGTGTTTTCATCAATGAATGCCAAATGCTGAGTATGGTGTTTCATTTTATGTTGAAACATTGTCtgaatcatgtgtttttaaagGTGTAAATTTTATCAACACTTTGCTTATAAGAAAATGGATCATCTTCATCACCATCATAGAACAAGAATGAATCAGCAACAAGATTTTGATCGTTTCGATGACATCCATGCCAAATAAGGTCCGACAGTAAGTCCTAAAAAATGTCATTATCCAATCCTACGAGGGATTCTTGGCCTATAATCTCTACTGACTACTACCTAATCCTaagtgattaaaaaataaagcagcAAGTTGAACATTGTCATGAATGAAATCTTGAAGAGTGTTAAGACAATCAACATTTGATCAATTATTCCTCGGTCTTTTCCAGTCGATTGGTTAAAACACGGCAATCTTCTCCACTTGATCACGAAGCAAAGTGTCCGAGTATCACGTCTTCGAAACATCCAAATAGTAACGAAATCTTGATGACTCTCCAAATCATACTCGTTAAAAAATGCTTTCCATTTTCCAAAGAGGACATGCGTCTTGCCTGCACAAATCTTGTACATCATCCCAAACTGCTTGCCATCAGGACCATAAGTGTTCACTTCAATTCCGTGAGCAAGATTCTCCCCTTCATTCAACAAAGGATGGAGGTAATTTCCGGCATCTGATTTGCTTATCGTCAGTCTGCTTTGACTATCTTTCAAATCACAAGCTGTTAACTGCTTCTCAAAAAGGCTCGCTGCATCTCTCAATCAGTTCGTTATTTAGTGTAGGGACTGAAGGGATATCAGGGGGGTTGTAACTTTTTATCATCCTCAAGATATGTTCAGGTCTTCCTCGTGGTAAGTCACCGGGCAGATTTCTCGAAGCAAGATCGATGGTTTCTTCTTCAAGAAGGTCCCTTTCTTTTACCATAATTGCTCAATCTTCAGTTTGAGAGGTTCTTAGATGATTTTGTGAAGGTTGGTCGTGGCTGTGATCACcaagaaattttctttttaatttggccAAAGTAACGCTAGTTTTTCTATCAAACTTTGTGTGCTTAGACAGCAACAAGTAGAGCCGCTTCCGCTTGCTGAGTTCCACAGGATATTCACTCTTGGCGATCGTTTCCGACTTACGTAATTCCTTAATTTCTTTCTCCATGACAGATTTCTTGCAAGTAATATGCAGAGATTAATTACTGTAAGTTCTCTGCAATACAATGAAGGAATGGTTCGTAAAAAAGAGATATACAACTCATGAACCCTAGACTGGgagaagaaaaaaccctaaTGGAATTTCAGTTTTACCACAACTCTATTacccctaaaaaaaagaaaagaagtaccttgattttttttctcaatgatAAGTAATATGCAGAGGTTAATGATTGTAGCGTTCGCTGCAATACAAAGAAGgaataatttgtaaaaatagaGAGATACAATTGCGTGTTTTTGCAATGATCATTGACTGCATGTCTGCGGTGTGATAAAATTATACTATAGAGCTCAGGACGTCCATATTTTAATCCTCTTTCCTACCGGATAGTATGGCATTGTCCGCCATTTGCAAGCTAAAAGCACTGATGGGCTAATTTATGCATACACAATTTCTCCTTGTCCAGAGGAAAAAACAGAAGCATAAACTAACACCAGTTAcacaaaattaatcaaagaatAATGTCCAAATCAAGCACACAAATTAACATGTTCATGGCCACAAAAGGTCATCTATTTATGATATCAACATACAGCTTTATCATTctcatgagagagagagagagagagagaagcattATAGCATCTTAGAATTATGAAATCTTGATTTGTATAGAAGCGTATAGAAAGATTGAATCCAGCTCACCGAAAAATTGCATCCAGCCAGCTAACTTTgaataaaagaagagagagagagagagagagagagagattttgaCTTTGAAAAAAGGCTA is a window encoding:
- the LOC7454235 gene encoding uncharacterized protein LOC7454235, giving the protein MEERSYHPQLPVPALVPDATFQSATEVIRSKRSIPPADYTLKIDSFSLLSQIFSKPDAQSYQSDSFEAGGYEWRLSLYPSGDSIRNGNGYISFYIILADPNTMPAGFEINVSFKLFVYDHFQDEYLTIQDINGRVRRFNKVKIEHGFTKFISLGTFKEPSNGYLLNDSCVFGAEIFVIRNTNKGDRLLLVQEPAHRFHTWKIHNFSKLDKKIFSHQFSAGGRKWQIGLYPRGNQSLDGEQNLSLYIFLTDCFVFPKYFMLSPSYILTLMGRYGLKVHPKERKIYAECKIRLLDQKRGQHMEREVCYWFSTFSSVCGYGNFVDLKTLENQESGFLVDDSLIVQVTFDVVLADTDSV